From the genome of Clostridium sp. BNL1100, one region includes:
- a CDS encoding MtnX-like HAD-IB family phosphatase, whose product MMKKFAFVSDFDGTLTDRDFYHIVMDKYLKDWAWNYYDEWKKTKKINVDFLNKMFGSMDRSEEEILQDILELPLDPYAVKFIQMVENNGGDFFILSAGTSYYINKLLEYFKIKNVTVISMEGRYHNRGIEIMPDPKSEFYSEMWGIDKQKVVRSLKEKYVKVYFAGDSEPDIGAAKAADCAFATSSLKDWLTKEKAPYIAFEHFNEIAKYLVREKILTDFE is encoded by the coding sequence ATGATGAAAAAATTTGCATTTGTATCTGATTTTGACGGAACACTCACTGACAGGGATTTTTATCACATAGTAATGGATAAATACTTAAAGGATTGGGCATGGAATTATTATGATGAATGGAAGAAAACCAAAAAGATAAATGTGGATTTTCTTAATAAAATGTTTGGCTCAATGGACAGAAGTGAAGAGGAAATATTGCAGGATATACTGGAGCTACCCCTTGATCCGTATGCTGTTAAATTTATTCAAATGGTGGAAAACAACGGGGGAGATTTTTTTATATTAAGTGCGGGAACATCATATTATATCAATAAACTTTTGGAGTATTTTAAAATAAAAAATGTTACGGTTATTTCAATGGAAGGAAGGTATCATAACAGGGGAATTGAGATAATGCCTGATCCAAAAAGCGAATTTTATTCGGAAATGTGGGGCATAGACAAGCAAAAGGTTGTCCGTTCATTGAAAGAAAAATATGTAAAGGTGTATTTTGCAGGTGACAGCGAGCCGGATATTGGTGCAGCAAAAGCAGCAGATTGTGCATTTGCAACAAGTTCCCTTAAAGATTGGCTTACAAAAGAAAAGGCTCCATATATAGCCTTTGAGCATTTTAATGAAATTGCAAAATATTTGGTCAGGGAAAAAATACTTACCGATTTTGAGTAA
- a CDS encoding bacteriohemerythrin: MIEWRDEFILGIEKIDEQHKKLFQIASEIYAVMKNQLITDKYDEIVHLITELKDYTVFHFTYEEEYMHSIGYRKLLSHKVEHHDFIEKINNTDYSRIDKDQNQYLMELLDFTVEWIANHIMKTDRAYTIK; the protein is encoded by the coding sequence ATGATAGAATGGAGGGACGAATTCATTCTTGGAATCGAGAAAATCGATGAACAGCATAAAAAGTTATTTCAGATTGCTTCAGAAATTTATGCTGTCATGAAAAATCAGCTTATTACGGACAAATATGATGAAATTGTGCACCTTATTACGGAACTAAAAGATTACACAGTTTTTCACTTTACTTACGAAGAAGAATATATGCATAGTATAGGATACCGAAAGCTGCTCTCCCATAAAGTTGAACACCATGACTTTATTGAAAAAATCAATAATACGGACTATAGCAGGATAGATAAGGACCAGAATCAGTACTTAATGGAATTGCTTGATTTTACGGTAGAATGGATTGCAAACCATATAATGAAAACAGATAGAGCTTACACAATCAAATAA
- a CDS encoding FAD-dependent oxidoreductase: MKIVVIGCTHAGTAAINNMVKLYPGSEITVYEKNDNISFLSCGIALYVGGVVKDPESLFYSSPEKLKEMGITTRMRHEVMDIDIDKKTLLVKNMETGSSFEDNYDKLIISSGSWPIIPDIEGIQLEGVLPAKNYNHSKEIVSKEKSAQSIVVVGAGYIGVELAEAFAIKGKKVTLIDTEKRILSKYFDKEFTDVAEEKMKAKGITLALGETVTNFIGNKNKIKKVKTDKAEYDADLAVLCIGFRPSTGLFKDKLEMLPNGAIIVDEYMQTSRKDVFAAGDCCASMYNPIGIHKYIPLATNAVRMGTLAALNLEQPTVKYLGTQGTSAIKIYELNYAATGLTQSAADFHNIDIKSVTIRENYRPEFMPDYEEVLLKVVFDAKTREILGAQILSKADLTQSANTLSLAIQKKVTIDELALTDFFFQPHYNKPWNFLNTAGLQAKDI, from the coding sequence ATGAAAATAGTAGTAATCGGATGTACGCATGCAGGGACGGCAGCAATTAATAATATGGTAAAACTTTACCCCGGTTCGGAAATAACGGTTTATGAAAAGAATGATAATATTTCTTTCCTTTCATGCGGTATAGCCCTTTATGTTGGCGGTGTGGTAAAGGATCCCGAAAGTTTGTTTTATTCATCACCCGAAAAGTTAAAGGAGATGGGCATAACAACCCGGATGCGTCATGAGGTAATGGATATAGATATTGATAAAAAAACCTTGTTGGTAAAAAACATGGAAACGGGCAGTAGCTTTGAGGACAATTATGACAAACTGATAATTTCTTCGGGTTCATGGCCAATTATTCCTGATATTGAAGGTATTCAGCTGGAAGGAGTTCTTCCGGCAAAAAATTATAACCATTCAAAAGAAATAGTAAGTAAGGAAAAATCCGCTCAGAGCATTGTAGTGGTAGGAGCAGGATATATCGGTGTAGAACTGGCAGAGGCCTTTGCCATAAAAGGGAAAAAGGTTACCTTGATAGACACCGAAAAAAGAATACTAAGCAAGTATTTTGACAAAGAGTTTACGGATGTTGCGGAAGAAAAGATGAAAGCAAAAGGTATTACGCTAGCCTTGGGTGAGACTGTAACAAATTTCATCGGAAACAAAAATAAAATTAAAAAGGTTAAAACGGATAAAGCAGAGTATGATGCTGACCTTGCTGTTCTTTGTATTGGTTTTCGGCCAAGCACAGGATTATTTAAAGACAAGCTTGAGATGCTGCCTAACGGGGCCATAATAGTAGATGAGTATATGCAGACAAGCAGAAAGGATGTCTTTGCTGCCGGAGACTGTTGTGCATCCATGTATAATCCTATCGGAATACATAAATATATACCTCTTGCAACAAATGCTGTCAGAATGGGCACACTTGCAGCACTAAACCTTGAACAGCCTACAGTAAAGTATTTGGGTACACAAGGAACGTCAGCAATAAAAATATACGAACTTAATTATGCTGCAACCGGCTTGACTCAAAGTGCAGCAGACTTTCATAATATTGATATAAAATCAGTTACAATCAGAGAGAATTACCGTCCCGAATTTATGCCGGATTATGAAGAGGTATTATTGAAAGTAGTATTTGATGCCAAAACAAGAGAGATTCTCGGAGCCCAGATTCTGTCAAAGGCGGATTTAACCCAGTCTGCTAATACATTGTCTTTAGCAATTCAAAAGAAAGTGACTATTGATGAGCTGGCACTTACAGACTTTTTCTTCCAACCTCATTACAACAAGCCGTGGAATTTTCTTAATACCGCAGGGCTTCAAGCTAAGGACATTTAG
- a CDS encoding M4 family metallopeptidase, with protein sequence MISAKRILSAILLSVSLIASSFPSVYANTENADGNAKIGAIESKEVIPSFIAGDLTAESKKTPQQIVEQYIAQEAQKYQLPAIQFKVTEQFVNSLNRTVVKTIQTYNDVPVQNSDRNYFINSDGVIEYIIGDYEYNIADRLALAVKPAEVSQESIFSVIEGDLGFKPVYTEVPKSQLILYPVDGKYNYIYKVNIEFRNPTFKSYVYYIYASNLSILGKNNQELSLEEPTVGSGIGQSGTIKEPLKMVKDNDVYYLKNTVENLKTIYELDGIYSEQDNCFDSDTGTNYQKDAVDAHYNMTNVINFFKGAPFYRNGNDDNGSEYTVEIIKDSGNVLNAYGYVNKVRIGAGKGSAGKSVSYAVDAMAHEFTHGILTSEGLGDFDEGHFEFNPPLTERLSLHEGISDVFGTICEYFLPNEGTPDWTIGEDTGDIIRDCANPVIDSYGEYKRRMLECENDRSLKYPKPHEGGGVITKAASLMALGGTFKNVTVAPIGMEKLAIIFYHAINDGNMVYDMKYPQFAAALLQSSDTIYGANSSETNTVRKALGAVGLDLRMVYASGPSLQLTWLPLAGSHYGIYRRETGSTAEPEKIQETYKTTETVQAISGSYDYFIASIDENGNRISEFGSPLTYTLPFPTPENLRITNRSGLLIQFSWDAANNKPGARYAIYRRLADSVDPFEKCLETTNTTASLNTLLGNYNYFVAQIDENGEMISYLSNSVLVETPYNAPQNFRITNRSGLLIQFSWDAANNPGVARYAIYRRPAGSVDPFEKCLETTNTTASLDTLLGNYNYFVAQINENGDMISYLSNSVLVETPYNAPQNFRLTNRSGLQIEISWDAANNSGARYAIYRKVEGSADLLEKCLETTNTTATVDTLIGSYWFFVGQVNENGELISYLSEPITVIS encoded by the coding sequence ATGATATCAGCAAAAAGAATTTTAAGTGCTATTTTGCTATCTGTTTCACTTATTGCAAGTAGTTTTCCATCCGTTTACGCTAACACTGAAAACGCTGACGGTAATGCCAAAATTGGAGCAATTGAATCAAAAGAAGTTATTCCTTCGTTTATAGCAGGAGATTTAACAGCAGAGTCTAAAAAAACTCCACAACAAATAGTTGAGCAGTATATTGCTCAAGAAGCTCAAAAGTATCAATTGCCAGCAATACAGTTTAAAGTAACTGAGCAATTTGTAAATTCATTAAATAGGACGGTAGTAAAAACCATTCAAACTTATAACGATGTACCTGTTCAAAATAGCGACAGAAACTATTTTATCAATTCTGACGGTGTTATTGAGTATATCATTGGAGACTATGAATATAATATAGCTGATAGACTGGCCTTAGCTGTTAAGCCCGCCGAAGTATCCCAAGAATCGATTTTTTCTGTAATTGAGGGTGATTTAGGATTTAAGCCGGTGTATACTGAAGTTCCTAAAAGCCAGTTGATTCTATATCCGGTAGATGGAAAATACAACTACATATATAAGGTAAACATCGAATTCAGAAATCCGACATTTAAGAGTTATGTATATTATATTTATGCAAGTAATCTGTCCATATTGGGAAAAAACAATCAGGAATTAAGTCTTGAGGAGCCTACTGTAGGTTCAGGTATTGGTCAATCCGGAACAATAAAAGAGCCGTTAAAAATGGTAAAGGATAATGATGTATACTATCTGAAAAACACCGTTGAGAATTTAAAGACTATCTACGAATTAGATGGAATATACAGCGAGCAGGATAACTGTTTTGATTCAGATACCGGAACAAACTATCAGAAAGATGCAGTAGATGCACATTATAATATGACAAATGTTATAAATTTCTTTAAAGGTGCACCTTTTTACCGTAATGGAAACGATGATAACGGGTCTGAATACACAGTTGAAATTATAAAAGATAGCGGTAATGTTTTAAATGCCTACGGATATGTAAATAAGGTAAGAATCGGTGCCGGAAAAGGTTCGGCAGGTAAGTCTGTTTCATATGCGGTGGATGCCATGGCACATGAATTTACTCATGGAATACTTACATCAGAAGGTTTAGGTGATTTCGATGAGGGACACTTTGAATTTAATCCCCCTTTAACAGAGCGTTTGTCCTTACACGAGGGAATATCCGATGTATTTGGTACAATATGTGAATACTTTCTTCCAAATGAGGGGACACCTGATTGGACAATAGGTGAAGATACCGGAGATATTATCAGGGATTGTGCCAATCCTGTAATTGATAGTTACGGCGAATATAAAAGACGTATGTTAGAATGTGAAAATGACCGTTCTCTCAAATATCCCAAACCACATGAAGGCGGTGGTGTTATTACAAAAGCCGCAAGTCTTATGGCACTAGGCGGAACTTTTAAAAATGTTACAGTTGCTCCAATTGGGATGGAAAAGCTTGCAATAATATTTTATCATGCCATTAATGACGGAAACATGGTTTATGACATGAAATACCCTCAATTTGCAGCAGCACTTCTCCAATCGTCAGATACAATATATGGAGCAAACAGTTCTGAAACAAATACCGTAAGAAAAGCTTTGGGTGCGGTTGGTCTTGATTTGAGAATGGTATATGCATCAGGTCCGTCATTGCAGTTGACTTGGCTCCCCTTAGCAGGTTCACATTACGGAATATATAGAAGAGAAACAGGCTCTACAGCCGAACCTGAAAAAATTCAGGAGACTTATAAAACAACAGAGACTGTTCAGGCTATATCAGGGAGTTATGATTACTTTATTGCATCTATTGATGAAAATGGAAACAGGATTTCAGAATTTGGTAGTCCCCTTACTTATACGCTACCCTTCCCCACTCCTGAAAATTTGCGTATTACAAATAGATCAGGTTTGCTGATACAATTTAGTTGGGATGCAGCTAATAATAAACCCGGAGCCAGATATGCAATTTATAGACGGCTTGCAGATTCAGTAGATCCTTTTGAAAAATGTCTGGAAACCACAAATACAACTGCATCACTTAATACATTACTCGGAAACTATAATTATTTTGTAGCTCAGATTGACGAAAACGGGGAAATGATATCTTACCTAAGCAATTCTGTTCTGGTTGAGACTCCATATAACGCTCCGCAAAACTTCCGTATAACAAACAGATCAGGTTTGCTGATACAATTTAGTTGGGATGCAGCTAATAACCCTGGAGTTGCTAGATATGCAATTTATAGACGGCCTGCAGGTTCAGTAGATCCATTTGAAAAATGTCTTGAAACTACAAATACAACTGCATCACTTGATACACTACTCGGGAACTATAATTATTTTGTAGCTCAGATAAACGAAAATGGAGACATGATATCCTACCTAAGCAATTCTGTTCTGGTTGAGACTCCATATAACGCTCCGCAAAACTTCCGTTTAACAAACAGATCAGGTTTGCAAATAGAAATAAGTTGGGATGCAGCTAATAACTCCGGAGCCAGATATGCAATATACAGAAAAGTCGAAGGTTCAGCTGATCTACTCGAAAAATGTCTTGAAACCACAAATACAACTGCAACAGTCGATACCTTAATTGGAAGCTATTGGTTTTTTGTTGGGCAAGTCAATGAAAACGGAGAATTAATATCTTACTTGAGTGAACCGATTACCGTAATATCCTAA
- a CDS encoding GGDEF domain-containing protein: MQILINHQLTIISFATLFLFFIYANCVLEKRSVIRRLYLSAALLNLFLTLSNLLLKILLENYTIPLIVIRIIRCINFIVSPLLAYTFLLFICNYFANPFRIKKQAGLVFNLLFFANTITAIIAFKTDMFINKLGWGAYILPFSISLILLFYSIYVIFNRRKLLLKVEYIYIMSVSLMIVAVTAFQLILNKTGYIWCFNSLVLIFMFIIIQQGELYKDSLTGARNRQALKKCIDCYERRNLSRLSAVMIDLDYFKSINDLYGHSEGDFALKAFVKMLQRVYLNSGIVFRTGGDEFLVLIDNRSEPQIHDLMKKVSGVVEKFNAGGNKPYSIKYSYAFGTYKRTDKGVNQFLHEIDLQMYNNKNGKKRIFGEGLQSGIYAGIL, from the coding sequence ATGCAAATATTAATTAATCATCAATTGACAATTATCTCTTTTGCAACCTTGTTTCTTTTCTTTATCTATGCTAATTGTGTTTTGGAAAAAAGATCTGTAATCAGAAGACTGTATCTTTCAGCTGCGCTCTTGAATTTATTTCTCACATTATCAAATTTGTTACTAAAGATTTTACTCGAAAATTATACCATTCCATTGATAGTGATAAGAATAATACGGTGTATTAACTTTATAGTGTCTCCTCTTCTGGCTTATACATTTTTGCTGTTTATATGTAATTATTTCGCAAACCCATTCAGGATAAAGAAACAGGCAGGTCTGGTTTTTAATTTACTTTTTTTTGCAAATACTATTACCGCAATCATTGCTTTTAAAACCGATATGTTTATAAATAAATTGGGCTGGGGAGCCTACATTCTCCCATTCTCAATAAGTTTGATTCTGTTATTCTATAGTATTTATGTAATATTTAATAGAAGGAAGCTGCTCTTAAAGGTTGAGTACATTTACATTATGTCAGTAAGCCTAATGATTGTGGCTGTAACAGCCTTTCAGCTTATTTTAAATAAGACAGGCTATATTTGGTGCTTTAATTCACTTGTTCTTATATTTATGTTTATTATTATTCAGCAGGGGGAGCTGTACAAGGATTCCCTTACAGGGGCCAGAAACAGACAGGCATTAAAAAAATGCATTGATTGTTATGAAAGACGTAATTTAAGCCGATTGTCAGCGGTAATGATAGACCTTGACTATTTCAAAAGTATCAACGATTTATACGGGCATTCCGAGGGAGATTTTGCACTGAAGGCATTTGTAAAAATGCTACAAAGAGTCTATCTGAATTCGGGAATTGTTTTCCGCACTGGCGGTGATGAATTCCTTGTTCTTATTGATAATCGTTCAGAACCTCAGATTCATGACCTGATGAAGAAGGTTTCAGGGGTAGTAGAAAAATTTAATGCAGGTGGCAATAAGCCATACAGTATAAAGTACAGTTATGCCTTTGGAACATATAAAAGAACGGATAAAGGAGTCAACCAGTTTTTACATGAAATAGACCTTCAAATGTACAATAATAAAAACGGTAAAAAAAGAATTTTCGGTGAAGGCCTTCAATCAGGCATTTATGCAGGTATTCTATGA
- a CDS encoding L-lactate dehydrogenase has protein sequence MKNKSINKIVIVGTGFVGSTTAYTLMVSGLVSEIVLIDQNTKKAEGEAMDMNHGMPFVRPVRIYNGDYEDCKGADIVVITGGANQKPGETRIDLVNKNTEIFKDIVGNIVKYNTDCILLVVTNPVDILTYVTYKLSGFPKNRVIGSGTVLDTARFKYMLGEHMGVDPRNVHAYIIGEHGDTEVPTWSLASIAGIPMDVYCKECKSCDNESFKRDTFDKVKNAAYEIIDRKNATYYAVALAVRRIVEAIVRNENSILTVSSLFEGEYGLNDICLSIPSQVNSEGVSRILNVPLSSEETGLLNKSAQALKQVISGLNL, from the coding sequence ATGAAAAATAAATCTATAAATAAAATAGTAATTGTGGGTACGGGCTTTGTTGGTTCAACTACTGCCTATACATTAATGGTAAGCGGTCTGGTTTCAGAAATTGTACTTATAGACCAAAACACAAAAAAAGCTGAAGGCGAAGCAATGGATATGAATCACGGTATGCCATTTGTCAGGCCTGTCAGAATATATAACGGGGATTATGAAGACTGCAAAGGTGCAGATATTGTTGTAATAACCGGAGGTGCAAACCAGAAACCGGGTGAGACAAGAATTGACCTTGTAAATAAAAACACTGAAATTTTCAAAGACATAGTTGGAAATATCGTTAAATATAATACAGACTGTATCCTGCTTGTTGTTACAAACCCGGTGGATATTTTAACCTACGTAACCTACAAGCTGTCCGGCTTCCCTAAAAACAGAGTTATAGGCTCAGGAACCGTTTTGGACACTGCACGTTTCAAATACATGCTTGGGGAACATATGGGGGTTGACCCGAGAAACGTACATGCATATATAATCGGTGAACACGGAGACACTGAAGTCCCTACCTGGAGTCTTGCATCCATAGCCGGGATACCCATGGATGTTTATTGCAAAGAGTGTAAATCCTGTGACAATGAAAGCTTCAAACGTGATACTTTCGACAAGGTAAAAAACGCAGCATATGAGATTATTGACAGAAAAAATGCAACCTACTATGCCGTTGCTCTTGCAGTAAGAAGAATTGTAGAGGCTATTGTCCGTAATGAAAACTCCATATTGACAGTATCAAGCCTATTCGAAGGAGAATACGGTCTAAATGACATATGTCTCAGTATTCCCAGCCAGGTAAATTCGGAGGGTGTTTCAAGGATTTTAAATGTTCCTCTAAGCAGCGAGGAAACGGGATTACTTAATAAATCCGCCCAGGCCTTGAAACAGGTTATCAGTGGACTGAATTTGTAA
- a CDS encoding iron-containing alcohol dehydrogenase family protein, which produces MTAVHRIEIPSILEVSNNILGSVGAYIERAGINNVVILFGEGIRDLFGEKILDSIKSRKSLTVLETYDYDDIKLENLMPKAFSIPSKTDAVVGVGGGKVLDAAKYMAFLNKLPFISIPTSTSNDGFSSSGCSLIINGRRTSVHASMPFGIIVDLEVLKNAPMKFIYSGLGDIISKITAVYDWYFEEKNNAAKVDDFAAMMAKKSVNSIVRMPYTQVTENFFLKEMVDSLTMSGIAMQIADSSAPASGSEHLISHALDKLLENPQLHGIQVGIATYLMSRVQEHRYQRVEKFLTDTGFFDFVETLKMKAEDFEKAIDLSPSIKPSRYTYLHVPENREKAKQLLKSDEILKRILV; this is translated from the coding sequence ATGACTGCTGTACACAGAATTGAAATTCCTTCAATACTTGAAGTTAGTAATAATATACTGGGAAGTGTGGGGGCATACATTGAAAGGGCTGGAATAAATAATGTTGTAATACTGTTTGGAGAAGGAATCCGTGATTTATTTGGTGAAAAGATTCTTGATTCCATAAAGTCAAGAAAATCTCTTACCGTTCTTGAAACTTATGACTATGATGATATAAAGCTTGAAAATCTCATGCCCAAGGCATTTTCCATACCTTCTAAAACTGATGCGGTTGTTGGAGTAGGTGGAGGAAAGGTACTTGATGCGGCTAAATATATGGCTTTTTTAAACAAGCTCCCATTTATAAGTATACCCACATCAACCTCAAACGACGGTTTTTCCAGCTCCGGCTGTTCTCTGATAATAAACGGCAGACGTACATCAGTGCACGCTTCGATGCCATTTGGAATAATTGTTGATTTAGAGGTTTTAAAAAATGCACCTATGAAATTTATATATTCAGGCCTTGGAGACATTATTTCTAAAATAACCGCCGTATACGACTGGTATTTTGAAGAAAAGAACAATGCTGCAAAAGTTGATGACTTTGCCGCAATGATGGCAAAAAAGTCTGTAAACAGTATTGTTAGAATGCCGTATACTCAGGTAACAGAAAACTTCTTTTTAAAGGAAATGGTGGACTCTCTGACAATGAGCGGAATTGCAATGCAGATAGCAGACAGCAGCGCACCTGCCAGCGGCAGTGAACATCTTATATCTCATGCATTGGATAAGCTTCTGGAAAATCCCCAGCTGCATGGAATCCAGGTGGGGATTGCTACCTATCTGATGAGCAGAGTTCAGGAACACAGATACCAGCGGGTAGAAAAATTCCTGACAGATACCGGTTTCTTTGATTTTGTTGAAACCTTAAAAATGAAAGCTGAGGACTTCGAAAAGGCAATTGACCTTTCACCGTCCATTAAGCCAAGCAGATACACTTATCTCCATGTGCCGGAAAACAGAGAAAAAGCAAAACAGCTGCTTAAAAGTGATGAAATACTTAAAAGGATACTTGTATAA
- a CDS encoding DEAD/DEAH box helicase codes for MENLSFKDLTLSDEVQRAIVDMGFEEATPIQSQSIPYILEGNDLIGQAQTGTGKTCAFGIPAVEKIDPQIDSIQVLVLCPTRELAIQSCEELRNVLKYKDGIRILPVYGGQPIDRQIMALKKRPQIIIGTPGRVMDHMRRRTLKLEALKMIVLDEADEMLNMGFREDIDTILEKVPEDRQTILFSATMPKEILELTKKYQKDPVHIKIAHKELTVPSIEQYYLEVKESAKLEVLSRLIDTNDIKLSLVFCNTKKRVDELTASLQSRGFSAEALHGDMRQEHRDKVMSLFRKGNFDILIATDVAARGIDVDDVEAVFNYDLPNDEEYYVHRIGRTGRAGRTGKAFTFISGREMYKLRDIQRYTKSTIVPMKPPSLNEVEEKKMLNILKTLKENLKDESISKFVSHIERFIDTINNESEEQGENFVTSLDIAAALLKMYGEQSGNLPSEVNEIDNAVEPGSSKDMVRLFINIGSESKIQPKHIIESLVASTGLPGKLVGAIDIFDRYSFVEVPKDFAPEVMKSMKNYTIKGKRINIEKSNARKKSGRGSSFNRSTPPNRRSPKKSK; via the coding sequence ATGGAAAATTTAAGTTTTAAAGATTTAACTCTCTCGGATGAGGTACAACGTGCAATTGTGGATATGGGCTTTGAAGAGGCGACCCCTATTCAGTCCCAGTCAATCCCATATATTTTGGAAGGCAATGATCTGATTGGTCAGGCTCAGACCGGAACAGGAAAAACCTGTGCATTCGGAATACCGGCAGTGGAAAAAATAGATCCACAGATTGATTCAATTCAGGTTTTGGTCCTTTGTCCAACACGAGAGCTTGCTATACAGTCCTGCGAAGAATTGAGAAATGTATTAAAATATAAGGATGGGATAAGGATTCTCCCCGTGTATGGTGGACAGCCAATTGACAGACAGATTATGGCTTTAAAGAAACGTCCACAGATAATTATAGGAACCCCGGGCCGTGTTATGGACCATATGAGACGTAGAACTCTTAAACTGGAAGCCCTTAAAATGATAGTTCTTGATGAAGCCGATGAAATGCTGAACATGGGTTTCAGAGAAGATATAGATACTATTTTGGAGAAAGTGCCAGAGGACAGACAGACTATATTATTCTCTGCTACAATGCCAAAAGAGATTCTGGAACTTACAAAAAAATATCAGAAAGATCCAGTTCATATAAAGATAGCCCACAAGGAACTCACCGTTCCAAGTATCGAGCAGTATTACCTTGAAGTAAAAGAATCTGCAAAGCTTGAAGTTTTGTCAAGATTGATTGATACCAACGATATCAAACTGTCTCTTGTATTCTGTAATACTAAAAAGAGAGTTGACGAACTTACAGCCAGCCTCCAGTCCAGAGGTTTTTCTGCCGAAGCTCTGCATGGCGACATGCGTCAGGAACACCGTGACAAAGTCATGTCTCTTTTCAGAAAAGGTAACTTTGATATACTCATCGCAACAGATGTTGCTGCAAGGGGTATAGATGTTGACGACGTTGAAGCAGTATTCAACTATGATCTTCCAAATGATGAAGAATATTATGTTCACAGAATTGGACGAACCGGAAGGGCCGGAAGAACAGGAAAGGCCTTTACATTTATTTCAGGAAGAGAAATGTACAAGCTTAGGGATATACAGCGTTATACAAAATCCACCATTGTTCCTATGAAGCCCCCAAGTCTCAATGAAGTTGAAGAAAAGAAAATGTTAAACATCCTAAAAACCTTAAAAGAAAACCTAAAGGATGAAAGCATCTCCAAATTCGTCAGCCACATTGAACGCTTCATTGACACAATCAATAATGAATCGGAAGAACAGGGGGAAAACTTTGTAACATCTCTTGATATTGCAGCTGCATTATTGAAAATGTATGGTGAACAAAGCGGGAATCTGCCAAGTGAGGTTAATGAAATTGACAATGCGGTAGAACCGGGCAGCAGTAAGGATATGGTCAGATTATTCATCAATATAGGTAGCGAGAGCAAAATACAGCCCAAGCATATAATTGAAAGTCTTGTGGCGTCAACCGGACTTCCGGGTAAGCTGGTAGGTGCAATAGACATATTTGACAGGTATTCATTTGTAGAGGTTCCAAAGGATTTTGCTCCCGAAGTTATGAAATCAATGAAGAACTATACTATAAAGGGAAAACGCATCAATATAGAAAAATCCAATGCAAGAAAGAAAAGCGGACGGGGATCGTCATTTAATCGTTCGACACCGCCTAACAGACGTAGTCCTAAAAAATCAAAATAA